Below is a genomic region from Trichomycterus rosablanca isolate fTriRos1 chromosome 15, fTriRos1.hap1, whole genome shotgun sequence.
atttagataaaataaaggttttaataatatttatgcgAGTTTTATAGTTAGAGCCTTTGAATTTGTCCAGTTCATGTTTCACTGACTCTTCTTTCTTTTCCCAGTTTAGTTCACGTGCTCTGTCTTTAGATACATATATACCCAgtacttttatttcttcttttatatTAACTTCTAGATAGGGTTGTGTATTTCCTCCTATCCAAATACCTTCTGTTTTCATTTGGTTAAGTTTTGCACCTGCTATTATTTCATATTCATTAAAATAGtcttttaatatattgtattcaaattggtttttaataaagacTGTTATATCATCAGCATAAGCTGAGATTTTAATTATGTTGTTCTTAGAAAGTTTTATACCTTGTATTCTTGGGTCATGCTTGATTTTATTTAGAAGAGGGCTAATAGCTAGTACATAAAGGGCTGCACTTAAGGGGCAGCCTTGTTTAACTCCCCGTTCCACTAAGAAGGAATCTGTCAAAACACTGTTTACTTTTACTTGTGTCACAGATGTTTTATATAATAGCTTAACCATATGTATAAAttcaggaggaaacccatagtGTTCcaacaccaaccaaagatattcTCTAGATATTAAATCAAAAGCCTTCTTTTGGTCaagagcaataataaaataatcgttaatgtttttatttgtcattatctCTCTTAAAGAATTCAAGTTGTCCCACATATATCTGCCTTTTATTGCACATGTCTGTTCCAATTCTATCAAATTGTctaaatgttcatttattctATTCATTAAAATCTTAGcaaatattttataatctaCGTTCATTATTGTAATTTGTCGCCAATTATCAAAATCATGTGAATctccttttttaaaaattaagttAATTACACTTTGATAAAAAGATTCATGCATTTTGCAgttatttattccatcattaAAAGCGGATGCCAATAATTCCCCCACATCTTGTTTAAATAACTGATAGAATTCGGTGGGTATGCCATCTGTGCCGGGAGATTTacctttatttagttgtttaatGGCAATAAGAGTTTCATCACATGATATAGGTCTTCCTAGGTCTTCTGAACAATAAACAGTATCTTTTGTGCATGTACTCAAAAAGGACCGCACTTTTGTAATGTCTACTTCTATTTTTCATCCGCAAGCTGCCCTTCCAGCGCCTGGTTAGAGAGATCGCTCAGGACTTTAAGACCGATCTGCGCTTCCAGAGTTCTGCCGTCATGGCTCTGCAGGAGGCCAGTGAGGCTTACCTGGTCGGCCTGTTCGAGGACACTAACCTGTGCGCCATCCATGCCAAGAGGGTGACCATCATGCCTAAGGACATCCAGCTGGCCCGCCGTATTCGCGGAGCGCGTGCTTAAACGAACCCACTCCATCCAGTTATCcccaaaggctcttttaagagccacttacaggggttggacaatgaaactgaaacacctggttttagaccacaataatttattagtatggagtagggcctccttttgcggccaatacagcgtcaattcgtcttggaaatgacatatacaagtcctgcacagtggtcagagggattttaagccattcttcttgcaggatagtggccaggtcactacgtgatgctggtggaggaaaacgtttcctgactcgcttctccaaaacaccccaaagtggctcaataatatttagatctggtgactgtgcaggccatgggagatgttcaacttcactttcatgttcatcaaaccaatctttcaccagtcttgctgtgtgtattggtgcattgtcatcctgatacacggcaccgccttcaggatacaatgtttgaaccattggatgcacatggtcctccagaatggttcggtagtccttggcagtgacgcacccatcaagcacaagtattgggccaagggaatgccatgatatggcagcccaaaccatcactgatccacccccatgcttcactctgggcatgcaacagtctgggtggtacgcttctttggggcttctccacaccgtaactctcccggatgtggggaaaacagtaaaggtggactcatcagagaacaatacatgtttcacattgtccacagcccaagatttgcgctccttgcaccattgaaaccgacgtttggcattggcacgagtgaccaaaggtttggctatagcagcccggccgtgtatattgaccctgtggagctcccgacggacagttctggtggaaacaggagagttgaggtgcacatttaattctgccgtgatttgggcatgttatgttatgttttttggatacaatccgggttagcacccgaacatccctttcagacagcttcctcttgcgtccacagttaatcctgttggatgtggtttgtccttcttggtggtatgctgacattaccctggataccgtggctcttgatacatcacaaagacttgctgtcttggtcacagatgcgccagcaagacgtgcaccaacaatttgtcctcttttgaactctggtatgtcacccataatgttgtgtgcattgcaatattttgagcaaaactgtgctcttaccctgctaattgaaccttcacactctgctcttactggtgcaatgtgcaattaatgaagattggccaccagactggtccaatttagccatgaaacctcccacactaaaatgacaggtgtttcagtttcattgtccaacccctgtacatgcttccactgaaatgggcacttttcataactttatttatttattattccattgtgtgtgcgtgttccgAGTTAGTAATTTAGTAATATTCATCAGTTATAAATATTAGGAAAACctggtttatgtgtgtgtagagatgtactttacatgttcttacaacaattataagggcggcacggtggcttagtgggtagcactgtcgcctcacagcaagaaggtcctgggttcgaaccccaggtggggcggtccgggtcctttctgtgtggagtttgcatgttctccccgtgggtttacatgcaagtgaggtgaattgaagatactaaattgtccaacaatgtgaactgataaaccttgtgtaatgaatggctatcgttcctgtcatgaatgtaaccaaaagtgtaaaacatgacgttaaaatcctaataaacaaacaaacaaacaacaattatAAGCAAGGTTACATAAGTACAGCTGATTAAAGATTGGCAGGTGGTGTCTTATAAcacatgattaataatgtttatagtggTGTATGTTTATGGGGTTCTATAGAGCATTGAGTTAGTAAGAGTAATATAGTAGTTATGAGTAGTAGAGTAACAACACAAACATGACGGTAAAGAAGAAGGAGCGGTAAATTGCAGCGGTGGTTAAAATATTACActactaatgcaaaaaaaaggattaataatcagtaattattattcagaataatatatcaataataaaatactattctAGGTACTCAACACAGGGTAATTACAGGCATTTTAGAACAgacatactgtaaaatattaagtgtaaataatcataattactcataataatgatttttatttctattatagttgttgtaataatagtattaatggtgatggtagtagtagtagtaactgtaattataatgttatggagaaCCAATATACGATTAGTGGATCGTGGCTCCCATCTCGTGGCCAAAATGTGAAAACACGGACTAAatctgtgtttatgtgtgtatgtgtgtgttttcttttatgtatgtatatttttatgtaatataaaaattgtTAGGAGAATTTAGTGGCGTTGGTGTTGCACGGTGTACACagtctgtattttacacagagatcgtattaactgattgtagtgtaatctacagtatggctgtacattggtagaatgtaaacacgctggatgaaggcataaggaatgagcagaatattgaatgttaaccataagactggttattgtaataatggtaataaaagaAACGTATTCACAATGATGCCTTTTCTAATTTGGTAATTCATGTGTTTGAGCCGCCACTGTGCGCGTGTGCGCGTGTGACCCTAACCTTTGCCCTCTGAGTCCCGCAGCGGCGACTCCCATATCTGACGGGTCTTTGTCgccgtttgcaggttctccggcTGGCACTCATTGTGCTGCTACCTGATCTGAAGGCATGAGGACCCAGGTGTGGTTCGTCAGCTCCAGGTGCGCCTCGTGTTCCAAAGCAGCACAGATGATCTGTTGAGCTCAATTTAAGCCCAACCTCCTTCTAACCCAAACTACAATAACCCCAAGTAATTTCTAACCTAAACTATAACCCCAACAGGTTTTTAACCCTAATTAGGATAACCCCAAGCTAGTTCTAACCCTAATTAAGATATCCCcaacatgtaataataataatcctattTTTACTGTCAGACAATGAAATTAGGAGGCagaataaaaacatcaacataatttcactatttaatttactttcacgAAAACAGGTGGACATAAAAAGTGTAGGTTTTCACATTAACAATACACAAAATCTTATTTCTATAACTTTTGGAACTTAAtgacttctctctctctctctgcaaaagctagcaacaaacacaagcgttgtccatttatatattacacattacaACACAATTTTACCCTCATGTTCTATTTACCCTACACCACTGAAGGTGTTTTATCAtaacgtgtctctaatgctactttcacaagcactgaaaTGTTTCTAAAGCTATGTGTTTGTTTCAAATTCAATATTCACTACAACTGTACTGATTTGAACTCATAGAATATTTGATCATACACTGCTGTATTCTCCCACACCGTCTTTCCGTATTCCTAATATGTTTTTTTtggctacattgtcatgtctctaatggctCTCTGTACcacctaattgtacaatattaaaaaatgcgCCAAACATGGCGATTATAGTACATTGTAATAGGGCTTAGGGTTGCATAAGGTTTATGGTTGTTTCCttgtttgtctttctttcttttggcacaacatgtttagaaaaaacatttttaaaattaaacattaattacAGAAAAATATGTCATGTGGAATACATCACATCGATTGTGGACTGATTTACTGTGGGGTAAAAACAGTGGAGGTATTAAGTTATGCGCTTTACATGAGATCTACTCCGAGCAGCCTCGGTCACAGTGGGCGGTCGCTGCTTAACTCCGCCTCATTGTCTTCAACTAGGTCCGGTAGAGGGAAATAACAAGCTCGCTGTGAACGCTCGTCCTGCATTGACTCGCTTCATCTCGACGAGAGCAGTAAACATGTCTGGCAGAGGAAAGGgcggcaaaaaaaataaaaggtataactatattatgaaaaaatatattaatttaaaacaaaaacgttTTTTAACGGACTACGAAGATAATGAATTATCAGATTTAAGAAAAGAAATAGATACCTTAAATAATGAGTCCTTGACAAAATTGCAAATTCAAATAGGATATAATTCTGATGAAACTTTAAATTCATCTCAAGTGACTCATTTATACTCCCAAAAAAGACAAAAGGCTTACATTAGTTCTATCAAAGATAAAAATGGTACAGTAGTTACAGATGCTAAAGAGATAATGAATACTATTAAAGATTTGTGTGAAGATATGTATAAGGAAATTGAAATTgataaaaaatctttaaaatcctTCTTAGACTTTAAACATAATACAAACTATGACTTTAGGCGAAAGTATTAAAGAATGTGAAGTGGTGTCTGCTATTAAACAACTGAATCTTAAAAAATCTCCTGGTAAAGATGGTttgccatctgaattttatcACTTtgatattcttgttttttcaaaTTTATTAACACGGGTGTTTAATTTAGGTGTAAAAAGAGGTTATATGCATGACACTTTTTATGATGGTGTTTTATCTTTATTGTATAAGAAGGGAGAtgtaaatgatattaataattggagacacttaacCTTAATGAACATCGATTACAAAATTTTCgccaaaataataatgaataggtTAGAAGATGTattaaattcaataataattaaagaacaAACCTGTGCTATCAAAGGAAGACTAATGTgggataatttaaatatttcgaGGGAATTGATGTTTGAGAGTGGTGAAAGTTTTTATATGGTCACTTTGGACCAGAAGAAAGCCTTTGATTTTGTATCAAGAGAATATTTATGGGAAGTTttgaaaatgtataatttttCTGATGATTTCATTGACATGattaagtgtatgtatataaaatctAATGTGCAGATTAATGTTAATGGTAATTTGACAGAATGTTTTCAAGTCATGAGAGGTGTTAAACAAGGTTGTCCCCTCAGTGCTGCCCTATATGTTCTTGGCTTAAGTCCATTAATTACTAAAATTCGAAATGATAAACGACTACAAGGAGTTAGATTAGGTGACAACCAATTTATAATTTCTgcatatgctgatgatattactgtgttcattaaaacaagaaaagatTTAGACATTAATTATGAACATTTCTCCTTATATGAGAAAGTGTCAGGAGCCAccctgaatgttttaaaatcagaaTGTGAGTGGATTGgagacattaataaaaaatttccaATTGATGTATCTGAGACTCAACATCTTAAAGTCCTAGGTATATATTTTGATAACAATGGCTGTGTAGATTATaactggaaagaaaaagaacaaattattaaagaagaatttagtaaatggaaaaattgtaatttaagttataaaacaagaataaatatgGTTAAGACCTTTATCttatcaaaaataatatttttatcctGTATTTTCCCTCCCACAGATAAATggcttaaaaatatgaataaattatgTTGTAATTTTATTTGGAATTCAACACGTGAAGTAACTAAGCGTGAACTtttatataaacagaaaaaaatgggtGGTCTAGGAGCAATTGATCtttccattaaaacaaaaatttttgtatgtaaaattATTGCAAATGGCATTTACAGACAAGCTGATTGGATTGGAAACATCACAAATTGGAAACAGAAAAAAGGCCGCTCTAGAGCTTTAGTtccttattataaattaatttatggtgattttataaataaatttaatgttttgaatatAGATTGGATTAAGGATTCTAATAAAAAGATTTACAAGCTAATAGTAgatttgaaatattgtaatatagtgGATTTTAGAGGCCTTAGagaggaagaaaagaaagaatgtgtaaataatatcttatgtaaaaaaatatctgaGAAGTTAAGGGATATTACATGGTTGGTAGCAGTGAGGAGACTTCCAGTGAGATCTGTAGTGAAGTGGAGTTGTTTTGTGAAGACAAACATGTGCCCTATGCCAAAATGCCAGACAGAGGAAACTTTAGAACATTTTCTTCTAGAGTGTTCTCGTTCCCAAGAAGTATGGAGCAAAATGGAAAATTTAGGTCTTGAGATTAAAATTCATATGAAGTCCGTCTCTTTCGGTATTTTTGATGAAATCATGCCTAAAGATAAACATGACTTCTTGTGGTtagtactgtgtattgtgaagTCTAAATTATGGAAAACAAGATGCAGAATGACTATTGACCAACAATTTGTTTCAGCagagaatgtttataaaaatataagaactgaactgaaaaaaataagaacaatgaatgttttatttaaggacTCTGAATTGTggaagattttaaaattgtaaatgattgtcttgataatgtaatgtaatttccatgtactctgatgaagtttaaataaaatattaaataaaaaaaagaaagggcggcaaaggtcttggaaaaggaggcgctaagcgtcaccgcaaagttctccgtgataacatccagggtattactaaacccgccatccgccgtttggctcgccgtggcggtgtgaagcgtatttccggcttgatctacgaggagacccgcggtgtgctcaaggttttccttgagaacgtcatccgtgatgccgtcacctacaccgagcacgccaagagaaagaccgtcaccgcaatggacgtggtgtacgctctgaaacgccagggacgcaccctgtacggattcgggggttaaacgttcagacctccacgctaacacaacggctcttttaagggCCACCCATATTTTCTACAAAAGAGAAAGtcctgctttattattattattattagtagtagtagtagtacgttCACTGATGTGTAGATTTGCAAATCACTCTTTTAGCCCCTAAAAGCTTGAAAGCATTAcaagtaaaaataacacattcactgatgcattttttttaatcaattcaCTGATGTAGCCCTAAAAGCTTGGCGTTATCATTAGTAGTTTTAGTATTACGTTTACTATCAGATCTTCATACGGCGTGTTTACATACTAgcaatgtacagccatactgtaggttacactacaatcattaacacgatctttgtgtaaaatacagtaaaacattgtgcccaaatgcttcgcttaaaatacaaaaaataataagatatatctgtttatctaatcttatctatctataacatttaataaaatattgctattgattcttttatattcggttttaaaacatgtatcgaCCTCAGATTAAGTGGGAACAGACAACAAAGAACAGATTCTAGTGAATGGGGCAGAAGGGGGCGTGGAACGGTATGTTGTCTGTCCAATAGAAACCCAGGACTTTGGACCAATCAGAGTTACGTGTTCCAACTTGGCTTACTCAGCATGCAGGGTTAATAAAGCGGGCGTGTAGAGCGTCTACGTTCAATTGCAGTTTGTTCTAGAGGaaacagcagcatcatgccTGAACCAGCTATGCTGTAGTGGTGAATCAAATATGGAAAACTCGATGTAAAATGACAACTGAAAATGTGTATATTGATTGTGAAGATGTAGTTAAACAATGTATGGCcaaattaaaatgcatgaaaaaatgtaaaatgaaatctAAACGCATGACAATTCCATGGGACCTTTTTAATGGACTTTAGACAAATAGTGATCGAGTTTAATTAattctaaaagaaaatgtaaatatttgtattattacatgAAATGTATCAATTAATGTAATATTACTGTACGTGTATGATGTAAAtgatatttgtaatgtgatataaatttgtacaataaagtttatttaaaaaccctAAGGCCGCGCCCAAGAAGGGCTCCAAGAAAACCGTCCCCAAGACCGCCGGCAAAGGAGGCAAGAAGCGCAGAAAGTCCAGGAAGGAGAGCTACGCTATCTACGTGTACAAGGTCCTGAAACAGGTCCACCCTGATACCGGGATCTCCTCCAAGGCTATGGGCATCATGAACTCCTTCGTCAACGACATTTTCGAGCGTATCGCTGGTGAGTCCTCTCGTCTGGCTCACTACAACAAGCGCTCCACCATTACCTCCAGGGAGATCCAGACCGCCGTGCGCCTGCTGCTTCCCGGTGAGCTGGCCAAGCACGCCGTGTCCGAGGGTACCAAGGCCGTCACCAAGTACACCAGCTCCAAGTAAAGCGCCTTAGTCGCTCTGGCAAACCAACggttcttttaagagccacccatcttatcaagttaagagaattttcctctttttaaatattatatctgAATATGTCATACACATTATCTAGATAGCCTCACATGTTTATAAtacttgattttttatttatttattaatatattgtagcgtcagtgggaggagccgtggtatccaggcttaccgtcagcgtgtatcccagtgtgggagactgggtggctgcggtgagagctggataggtagcttatatgtttgtctgttgtatgaatgtatgtgtgtatgtatgagtgtacgtcctaaaccactgagagatctgccaagggcagctcactcgaggtcccgacgctcgccttcctgctcgccggcgccacattggtgtcagaagtgggattgtgaTGTCTGGGTGGCTTtggtggttcggtgggccaaTATGCCCGATCTGTCTGAGTGCGCTGGCCCCGGGGTTGTTGCGAGGGCATGGAAAGCCAGGTGCAGCAGGGGTGTTGAAAcagcggctcggcagtgtaatggggtgaggtccggacatggagccacccagtggtcgCTGGTGAGTAGGTCtccgggacggttgacctttGGGGAGGGGGCTAtgtagcgtcagtgggaggagccgtggtatccaggcttaccgtcagcgtgtatcccagtgtagcagactgggtggctgcggtgagagctggataggtagcttatatgtttgtctgttgtatgaatgtatgtgtgtgtgaatgagtgtacgtcctaaaccactgagagatctgccaagggcagctcactcgaggtcccgacgctcgccttcctgctcgccggcgccacaatattaCTATTTTTGGGCCCTGCTGTTTTTCACGAGTTGTCCACGACTGTCACTATGTGGTGAGTTTAGGAGATTACACAATAAAATATCACTGTACTCTTAAAGATATTATAATACACTGAGCCGTAGAGAGAGACGCCAAACAAACCCGgtgctgttaaaataaaaataaaacgataactaactgtaactgtattagGCGTTTACAAAACTAACGAGAACGTACTAAAATTATAGATAGAATAGCCTTCGTTTTCGTgttcatcattttatttatgagcATTGTGAACTGATATGAAATCGATGTTTTCCACTCGAGCACCGTACGGTACCTCATGCGGTCTTTCCCAATCCgctccctcctcactaacactccactacagagggaccctccacgtgaacgcgcaaacagaggcggagtggagagggggagtgagtagggagcggattgagaTTGGGGGGATTGAGCTCCCTGACGGCACTTCATGTTTACATTCCGTTTCTGCTCTCCACGCTAGCCTGCAAAATGACCACAACAAAAGTTAAGTTGATGTTTTTCTGATGTGTGTCATGAATTAGTTCATATtattactagggctgtcgttaatcgcggtaattaacgcgattaaggcgttacatttttaatcgcgattaaaaaaaatttaatcgtgataatttttaatcaaactatttttattgagctgtttgtgtcagctttatttcatgtgttagtaaacatccattcttgcatttcagggctgcagcaccttccagaaaagctgggat
It encodes:
- the LOC134328248 gene encoding histone H3-like — encoded protein: MARTKQTARKSTGGKAPRKQLATKAARKSAPATGGVKKPHRYRPGTVALREIRRYQKSTELLIRKLPFQRLVREIAQDFKTDLRFQSSAVMALQEASEAYLVGLFEDTNLCAIHAKRVTIMPKDIQLARRIRGARA
- the LOC134328255 gene encoding histone H4-like, with translation KGGKGLGKGGAKRHRKVLRDNIQGITKPAIRRLARRGGVKRISGLIYEETRGVLKVFLENVIRDAVTYTEHAKRKTVTAMDVVYALKRQGRTLYGFGG
- the LOC134328339 gene encoding histone H2B-like, with product MENSILFKNPKAAPKKGSKKTVPKTAGKGGKKRRKSRKESYAIYVYKVLKQVHPDTGISSKAMGIMNSFVNDIFERIAGESSRLAHYNKRSTITSREIQTAVRLLLPGELAKHAVSEGTKAVTKYTSSK